The following proteins come from a genomic window of Larimichthys crocea isolate SSNF chromosome XV, L_crocea_2.0, whole genome shotgun sequence:
- the rhoaa gene encoding rho-related GTP-binding protein RhoA-A: MAAIRKKLVIVGDGACGKTCLLIVFSKDQFPEVYVPTVFENYVADIEVDGKQVELALWDTAGQEDYDRLRPLSYPDTDVILMCFSIDSPDSLENIPEKWTPEVKHFCPNVPIILVGNKKDLRNDDHTRRELAKMKQEPVKSEEARDMANRINAFGYLECSAKTKDGVREVFEMATRAALQAKRRGKKSGCVVL; this comes from the exons atgGCTGCAATCAGGAAGAAACTAGTGATAGTTGGTGATGGAGCGTGTGGCAAGACCTGTCTCCTCATAGTGTTCAGCAAAGATCAGTTCCCAGAGGTTTATGTGCCCACAGTGTTTGAAAACTATGTGGCAGATATTGAGGTGGATGGGAAACAG GTGGAGCTGGCTCTTTGGGACACAGCAGGACAGGAGGACTATGATCGCCTGAGACCTCTCTCCTATCCAGACACAGATGTGATCCTAATGTGTTTCTCCATCGACAGTCCTGACAGCTTGG AGAATATTCCGGAGAAGTGGACTCCAGAGGTCAAGCACTTCTGTCCCAATGTGCCCATTATTCTTGTGGGAAACAAGAAAGACCTGCGAAACGATGATCACACACGTCGAGAGTTAGCCAAGATGAAGCAG GAACCAGTGAAGTCAGAAGAGGCGAGGGACATGGCTAACCGGATCAATGCCTTTGGTTACTTAGAGTGCTCAGCCAAGACCAAGGATGGTGTGAGGGAGGTGTTTGAGATGGCCACCAGGGCGGCGCTACAGGCCAAGAGACGAGGCAAGAAGAGCGGCTGCGTTGTGCTTTAG
- the tpk2 gene encoding thiamine pyrophosphokinase 2 has translation MANCAWSDRVLQLLRRMNNFHLPGSCRASCCRFEVNGAQVGWIPPHVASLLTRYPEVFSPPRDGAVSLCHSLDSYGRRSEAVDAVLQTLRREDSLSCLKGWRDEKYSVMPKFSDPPLMWMERAATSLFGVKRYGVHINGYIVSDSGEVSMWLARRSPTKQTYPGLLDNLAAGGLAAGVGVKQTLVKECQEEACIPAAIAEKAHPVSTVSYTYEEEDGVFAEGQFVFDLELPLDFKPRIGDGEVQDFYLLPIDKVKELLATDDFKPNCAMVVLDFLMRHSFIDPDTEPCYQEFVAGLHQTLE, from the exons ATGGCAAACTGCGCCTGGTCAGACAGAGTGCTCCAGCTGCTCCGACGAATGAACAACTTTCATTTACCGG GCTCATGTCGCgccagctgctgcaggtttgaGGTGAACGGGGCGCAGGTCGGCTGGATTCCTCCTCACGTAGCTTCGCTGTTGACGCGCTATCCGGAGGTGTTCAGCCCGCCACGGGATGGCGCCGTGTCGCTGTGTCACAGCCTGGACTCGTACGGGAGGAGATCCGAGGCTGTGGACGCTGTCCTGCAGACTCTGAGACGAGAGGACTCCCTGAGCTGCCtgaaaggatggagggatgag AAGTACAGTGTGATGCCAAAATTCTCAGACCCTCCTTTGATGTGGATGGAAAGAGCTGCTACGA GTCTCTTCGGGGTGAAGCGGTATGGAGTCCATATCAACGGTTACATTGTCAGTGACAGCGGGGAAGTCAGCATGTGGCTGGCACGACGCTCCCCCACTAAGCAGACATACCCTGGACTACTGGACAATCTG GCAGCAGGTGGTCTGGCTGCTGGTGTTGGCGTCAAACAAACTCTGGTCAAAGAATGTCAGGAGGAAGCTTGTATCCCAGCAGCCATTGCTGAGAAAGCTCATCCTGTGAGCACAGTAAG CTACACCTACGAGGAAGAGGATGGAGTGTTTGCAGAaggtcagtttgtgtttgatttggaACTTCCTCTGGATTTCAAGCCCAGAATCGGAGATGGAGAGGTGCAAGACTTCTACCTCCTGCCCATAGATAAG GTAAAAGAACTGCTGGCCACTGATGACTTCAAACCCAACTGTGCCATGGTAGTCTTAGACTTCCTTATGAGACACTCATTTATTGATCCAGACACAG agcCGTGCTATCAGGAGTTTGTGGCAGGACTGCATCAGACATTAGAGTGA
- the gmeb2 gene encoding glucocorticoid modulatory element-binding protein 2 — protein MASSEVSMQDMSEVVIVTIPETSGEDLPSVVDEDKAVLVTAELTPQPGESILTVAPVEAEAEGSRADSLLKEEAVIVKLTEEVDVEADVFYPITCGDAKATLVWKKFVCPGINVKCVQFNEQLISPKEFVCLAGKSTLKDWKRAIRLNGTMLRKIMDSGELDFYQHTKVCSNTCRSTKIDLVGTKVSISSEQSAELVPATPSSADLNGAAASFPEVPEETSEWVTAIGEDSVTFWRAVKEAGLLDEVVDDFQKEMQEVLKGLQERVCDPPLQVKDAVLLNNIVQNFGMLDLVKKVLASHKSQMDRYREQYTRSLAALEQQCDEHRKRAKELKSKSQHLNNVLMTLTPVPAPPTPKRPRLTRAVSGPASVNAAPTQITLPLNQLTSLPLGKVLTVAGGQTGTNLGGYTLLTSSLSGSELAPDASNLTVLSTAAGQEGAAGAAGSSAFVKVVGPQFQLVTLPAALQSLATTQGTTLQQQVGSISVVDATATIAEDSQEEGHADGEDEGQPEQVKEDDGEQPAEQQ, from the exons ATGGCTTCGTCAGAGGTGAGCATGCAGGACATGAGCGAGGTCGTGATCGTCACCATACCAGAGACGTCAGGCGAGGACCTCCCGTCTGTGGTGGACGAGGATAAAGCAGTGCTGGTGACAGCTGAGCTGACCCCTCAGCCAGG GGAGAGCATCCTCACAGTCGCACCAGTGGAAGCAGAAGCTGAGGGCAGCAGGGCAGACTCACTGTTGAAAGAAGAGGCAGTCATTG taaAGTTAACTGAGGAGGTGGACGTGGAGGCTGATGTTTTCTACCCAATCACCTGTGGAGATGCCAAAGCCACGCTGGTCTGGAAGAAGTTTGTCTGCCCTGGGATCAATGTGAAATGTGTCCAG TTCAATGAGCAGCTCATCAGCCCGAAGGAGTTTGTATGTTTAGCGGGGAAATCCACTCTGAAGGACTGGAAGAGAGCCATCCGCCTCAACGGCACCATGCTCAG GAAGATCATGGACTCTGGTGAACTGGACTTCTACCAGCACACCAAGGTCTGCTCCAACACCTGCCGCAGCACCAAGATAGACCTGGTGGGAACCAAAGTGTCCATCAGCAGCGAACAGTCTGCTGAACTGGTCCCTGCCACCCCCTCATCAGCTGACT tGAACGGAGCAGCAGCCTCCTTTCCAGAGGTGCCAGAGGAAACTTCAGAGTGGGTCACAGCCATCGGAG aGGACTCTGTGACGTTCTGGCGTGCGGTGAAGGAGGCGGGGCTGCTGGACGAGGTGGTGGACGACTTTCAGAAAGAGATGCAGGAGGTGCTGAAGGGGCTGCAGGAGAGGGTGTGTGACCCACCACTACAGGTTAAAG ATGCGGTTTTGCTGAACAATATTGTGCAGAACTTTGGGATGTTGGACTTGGTGAAGAAGGTTCTGGCCAGCCATAAGAGCCAGATGGACCGCTACAGAGAGCAGTACACTCGCAGCCTCGCTG ctctggaGCAGCAGTGTGATGAGCACAGGAAGCGAGCCAAAGAGCTGAAGAGCAAATCCCAGCACCTCAACAACGTCCTAATGACCCTCACCCCAGTGCCTGCTCCCCCAACACCCAAGCGGCCCCGGCTGACCCGAGCCGTCTCTGGCCCAGCCTCGGTCAACGCTGCTCCCACCCAGATCACCCTGCCTCTCAATCAGCTCACCAGCCTGCCTCTGGGCAAGGTGTTGACCGTGGCTGGAGGCCAAACTGGCACCAACCTGGGCGGGTACACACTGCTGACCTCCTCGCTCTCTGGGTCGGAGCTGGCACCCGATGCTTCTAACCTGACCGTGCTGTCCACGGCGGCGGGTCAGGAGGGCGCAGCCGGTGCTGCTGGCTCATCGGCCTTCGTTAAGGTGGTCGGCCCTCAGTTCCAGCTGGTGACGCTGCCGGCTGCGCTGCAGAGCTTGGCCACCACGCAAGGCACCACTCTCCAGCAACAGGTCGGCAGCATAAGCGTGGTGGACGCCACGGCAACAATTGCAGAGGATTCACAAGAGGAAGGCCATGCTGACGGTGAAGATGAAGGTCAGCCAGAGCAGGTTAAAGAGGACGATGGAGAGCAGCCTGCCGAGCAGCAGTGA
- the pdyn gene encoding proenkephalin-B — MEWYVLVLILSLPPSIHADCSSQCQKCAQQILNSDVAFSSLSCSAECEEQLKSCGEAPGLADFSQDEAAAEEESQQADLVKRYGGFIKRIDKNKNKIFTSPWRDNYILKAGALPKKYEDLLKRLEERGVDVPEDADDAPEDADDAPEDQMLHSYVKRYGGFLRKFGPKSKRISSMEQEESQEPEELQKRYGGFMRRIRPKLNNLKWDKRYGGFLRRHFKISVRSVEEPHYSYDDLSL, encoded by the exons ATGGAGTGGTATGTCCTGGTGCTGATACTGAGCTTGCCGCCCTCCATCCACGCAGATTGCTCTTCACAGTGTCAGAAATGCGCGCAGCAAATCCTCAACTCCGACGTCGCCTTCAGCAGCCTG TCGTGCAGTGCGGAGTGtgaggagcagctgaagagcTGCGGAGAGGCTCCGGGTCTGGCGGACTTCAGCCAGGATGAGGCTGCTGCGGAGGAGGAGAGCCAGCAGGCGGACCTGGTCAAACGCTACGGCGGCTTCATTAAGAGGATCGACAAGAACAAGAATAAAATCTTCACCTCTCCGTGGCGCGACAATTACATCCTGAAGGCAGGAGCTCTGCCCAAGAAATACGAGGACTTGTTgaagaggctggaggagagaggtgtAGACGTGCCGGAGGACGCAGACGATGCTCCGGAGGACGCTGACGATGCTCCGGAGGATCAGATGCTCCATAGTTACGTTAAACGGTACGGCGGCTTTTTACGCAAATTCGGCCCCAAGTCAAAGAGGATTAGTTCCATGGAGCAGGAAGAGAGTCAGGAGCCCGAGGAGCTCCAGAAGCGCTACGGAGGCTTCATGAGGAGGATCCGACCAAAGTTGAACAACCTGAAGTGGGACAAACGGTACGGAGGCTTTCTGCGCCGCCACTTCAAAATCTCTGTGCGCTCAGTGGAGGAGCCGCATTACTCCTACGATGACCTGAGCCTATAG